The sequence AGTCTGGGCGACAATCTCGGTGGTCCAGCGCTTGTTTCCGTCCCGGTCTTCCCAGTCTCTGGTCTGGATACGGCCTTCGATATAGACCTGCTTACCTTTGGCCAGATACTCACCGCAGATCTCAGCCAACCGGCCAAAGGTTACAATTCGGTGCCACTCGGTCTTTGACTCCCTGGAGTCACTGCCTTTGGGCGTGTAAGTCTCGGTGGTGGCTATGGTAAAATTACAGACCGCTGTCCCGTTTTGAGTGTACCGAATTTCCGGATCGCGTCCCAGATTACCAATCAGGATTGCCTTGTTGATGCCAGCCATGGCTAACCTCTTTTTGTTGGAATGAAGGAAGTTAAAGAACGTTTTCAAACTAACATACTGCTTCCTTTAAATCAAGTCCCACCACAGCCTTGAAAATTGAGCAGTAAATTCAGAAGCTGTAGGTCAGGGTGCGAAGCTCCCTGACACAAAACATGATTAATACTGTCAAGGCTCAATATTGCTGCCATAGCCAAATTCCTTGAAACAGCCTTCAAGATAAGCTAAAAATGCCATGATACAATGCCCTGCCCGGGCAGGAGATGGAAATGTATTATTGAAAAAAATCAAGGATGAACCATGGCAAAAAACTTCAAGGCGTGGCCGAAAGACTGGCCCAAAAAATTGAACTATCCCCAAATACCGGTTTACGGATTCCTGGACCAGACAGCCAGGCGGAATCTGAACCGGATTGCC comes from Deltaproteobacteria bacterium and encodes:
- a CDS encoding single-stranded DNA-binding protein, with product MAGINKAILIGNLGRDPEIRYTQNGTAVCNFTIATTETYTPKGSDSRESKTEWHRIVTFGRLAEICGEYLAKGKQVYIEGRIQTRDWEDRDGNKRWTTEIVAQTMKMLGPTPQGARATDIDEGASRSVKEQGPESTYGEFDQGGPASDDDIPF